TACGGTCAGGATAAAGGATTAACGCGCAGGCGGTTTTATCATTTGATAAATAGACTTCACCAAACATAAAACAAGTATCAAATGAATATTCCATTAATGCTTTAACTCTTTTTTCGCGCTTGTTATCTTGTTTGATAATGTAATTCACACTTTTATTATCATCAAAAGAATCCGAAAGGATTTTTATCACTAATGGTTTGTCTTTGATGGTTGCTTTAATCATGGTGTAAATATGTTGTAAATTCTTATTAAACTAAAAGTAGAAATATAATATGTTATATTGAACTTGAAAAGACTACTATATGAAAAGACGTTCGTTTGTAAAAGCCTCCCTGATGACTGGTACGGCTGCAATTATTTCTCCGGTGATGAGTAAGGCTGTGGTTAAAGATCATCAACATGAATCTGCTGAATTCTATGAATTAAGGGTTTATACGCTGAAAGATGATATTCAACAAAAATTGGTGGAGGACTTTTATAGTCAGGCAGCAATACCAGCGTTTAACAAGGCAGGGGTAGAACATGTAGGTGTTTTTACCGAATTGAAGCCTGAAGGTCAGACCAGGTTATTCGTCTTGATTCCTTATCATAGTCTGGTTCATTTCAATGAAGTGATTGTCAAACTGGAACAAGACAAAGTATTTCAGCAAAAGGGTATTTCTTATTTGACTGCTCCGGCAACAGCTCCTGCTTATATACGGATTGAAAGTTCGATCATGAAAGCATTTGCTCATTCTCCTAAACTGGTAGTCCCTCCAAATAAGTCCCGTATTTTTGAACTGCGTCAGTATCAGAGTGCAAGTGAAGCAGCAGGGAAGAAGAAGATCGAAATGTTCAATGATCAGGGTGAGATAGATATTTTTAAGCGTTTGGGTTTTAAGCCTGTATTTTGGGGAGAAACGATAATCGGGCCGTCAAGACCAAATCTGACTTATATGGTAACTTTTGACGATCTGGATAGTAAAGCGGCACATTGGAAGTCATTTGTGAATGATGCACAGTGGAAAAAAATAAGTACGGTTGATGGTTATTCGGACGCGCTATTAGTAAATAAGATTACTTCAACTTTGTTATTGCCTGCGGTTTATTCACAGGTGTAAAGTTTTATTTTTTCTTGCTCACTGTCAAGGTCCTGTTTTTTACAAAAGAGATGAATTTTTCACCATAAGATTCACCGATTTTAATAAATAAATCACCTTCCATCTTTAAATTAGGCCCATTGATTGTTTTAATATGTCTCATGGAGATAATAAAGCTGCGGTGTACCTGGATGAAATTATTATTATCTTCTAATAAAGTTTTCATATCGCTGAGCTTTAAATAAGCTACAATTTCTGCCTTCTCAGTGTAAATTTTAATGTAGTTATGCAGGCTTTCAATAGCAATAACTTCATTAAAGTTTATTTTTGTTGTATTCAGGTCTTCGCTTTTGTTTTTTACAAAGAAAAAGTCGTGATCATTTTTTGATTTTTCCTCATTGCCAGGTCCTTCATCAGGAAAGAGCCTTTTGATTAATGACGTGAACTTTAGTATTGTAAAAGGTTTTAATAGAAAGCCATCAGCATGAACCTGAAAGGCTTCATATGCGTATTGCATATGCCCGGTTATGAAAATCAGCTTTTTAGTTTTTCCAATTAGCTCCTTTGATAATTCTAATCCGGAAATAACAGGCATTTCGATATCCATTATAATCAAATCGATAGGTACCTTAGTCGTAATGTTGTTTAAAGCAACAACTGGATTGGAATAAGACTCAACCAGGTTTAAATTAGGAATGGAATCAATATATGTTTTTAATAATTCAATGGTATGAAGTTCATCCTCAATTATTATACAATTATACATGGTAGTTTGTCTTTTGGGTAGTTAATACGAAAGTAACACTTTATTGAAGAATAAAATCGGGTTGAGCAGTAAAATATAAGGTTTCGGCAAGCTTCCCTCGGGTTACAGATAATACATTTCAGGTTAATAAACCTTAATGTTATTTTTGGCGTAATTAATATGTTTGAAAATTAAGTTACCGGGCTTAAAATTTATTTTATTGATTATTAGTTAAAGTATAATAGAAAAGCAATTTATTAGTGAACGTTGATTTGGTTAGATTTTAGCGAATATACCTTAAGATATACTCTCCGTTTTTTACTCAGAGGTGTGTTTAATTCTTTAGGAGAGTATGTTTTAAGGTTAATATGATTTGAATAGAGGATAATTTGAATTGATGAAGATAATAGATACGCATACTTTTGATCAACGTTTGATTCTTCGCACACCAATTTATCCTTTACCAAGCTTTAATCGAAGTTTTGAAATAGAAACTTTGATTCATGATCCAAACTTTCTGGAAGCGATATATATCGCTTCTCCAAGTCTGTATAATGCTTGTATTAAATATAGGAACGGACTGATCTTAATTGAAAAAGAAATTGTAAAATTTAAATATTCCCTTTACAAGTACTATTCCAGAATGCATAACCGATGTACTCCATTTGGCTTGTTTTCATCTTGCAGGCTTACAAACTGGAAGAAAGGTGGATCTGAGGTTATTATAGACCATAGTGATTTGAACCGGCATACCCGTCTGGATATGCATTATCTCTGCGCATTAGCAGCCCATCTATCTTCAATTCCTGCTATTCGCAATAAACTGCTTTATTACCCAAATAGCAGTTGGTATAGAATCGGTGAAGAAATCCGTTATGTAGAATATCAATATGTAGATGGTAAGAGACAACACCAGATCAGTGCAATAAAAAGTTCGGGTTATTTGTTGCAAGTTATTGAAGCAGCAAAGTTTGGGCTGACCAGAGCGGGTCTTATTGATGTATTGGAAAAAGCAGGCATTGGAAATGAAGATGCATGTAGATTTATAGATAATTGTCTGACTTCGCAGTTGCTGATTCATGAACTTGATCCCGCTGTTACGGGTGATGGACTGCTCACACAAATTCTTAGAACTCTTGAAAAGTATAATATAAAAGATCTGCAAATCAATAATATCATCCTGAAACTAAAAAATATCTGTCAGCTTTTAAATGAATTAGATTTGCATAGGGGCAATGAAATCACTTCTTATCAGGAAATTATTGATATAATTGATACCCTGGATGTCCGATATGAAGCTGGGAAGATTTTTCAAACAGATTTAACAGGAATAACTTCTCCGGAAAGTGGTTTATCAATTGATTTACAAGGAGAAATTTTAACAGCTCTTGATATCCTTTATAAAACTACCAGCAGAAGAAAAATAAATCTGGAAATTTTCAAAAAACGCTTTTATGAGCGTTATGGGGACAAAGAAATGCCACTTCTGGAAGTTTTAGATACAGAAACTGGTATTGGTTATGGAGCTGATAATCATTCAATACCATCACCTATTCTAGAAGGACTAATCTTATCGGAAAAAATTGATAGTCAATCAATCACATGGGGTAAATGGGAGCAGATTTTACATAAAAAGTGGTTACGGGCTTATAAACTTGATGCACTTCAAATTGAAATTTTCGATGAGGATTTCGATGACATTAGCTCTGTAAATTTACCACTCCCTTCTTCCTTGCAAGTCATGTTCGAAGTGATATCTTCGGGCCAGATTTGTATTAAGAGTGCAGGAGGAACAAGTGCTGTAAATATGATCGCCCGGTTTGCACAATCTGATCCTGAAATCAGTAAGTTGGCTTTTGATTTAATAAAAGCCGAACAAGACAACAAAACAGGAGTAATTCTGGCTGAAATTACACATCTTCCGGAGGGAAGAATGGGGAATATTCTTCAGCGACCGGTATTCAGAGATTATGAAATACCTTACCTGGCGAAGTCTTTATTACCTGAAAATAAGCAGGTGCACATGCAGGATCTGTTAATTTCTTATAGAAATAAAAAAATTATTTTGTATTCGAAAAGGCTTAACAAAATAATTATACCACGATTAAGTAATGCGCATAATTTCAAAGTAGGCGCCTTGCCAGTATATCATTTTCTTTGTGATCTTCAGGATGAGGATCAAATAAGCAGTTTAAATTTTAGTTGGGGAAGTCTTCAGCAACAATATTGTTTTTTACCAAGGGTAATCTATAAGAACATTATACTAAAACCAGCGAGCTGGGTCTTTACAGATAATGATATTAAAAATCTACTGCAAAAAGATATATTATTTGATGAATTACTACTTTCTTTTAGAAAAGAGTATAATCTACCTCAAAAAGTTGTTCTTGCTGATAACGATAATGAATTGTTAATCAATTTTGATGAACCTGAAAAAACCCGTGATGTTTTTGACTATACGCTAAAGGGCCGGAGACAATTCATTTTTAAAGAATATCTGGAACCAGTTCATGTGGTAAGCAATATAAATAATGAACATTATATGCATCAATTTCAAGCTTTTATTACAGTTAAGCCTGAGTCTGATATGGAGTTATCGGTACTCCATAATAATCTTTCTATGACTGAAGAAATAGGTATGATGGTAGATGACAATGACTCAGAATGGTTATATTATAAGCTTTATTGTGGTGTAGGTAATGCTGATATATTACTTTCCAATCCAGTAAATGCTGCAACTGCCCATTGTGAGAAAAAGGGCTGGATCCAGGAGTGGTTTTTTATCCGCTATACGGATACCGATTTTCATATCAGGCTTCGTTTAAAATTAACTAATATTAAATGGTTGCCATATATTACGCGCATTTTTCACAAAGCATTTGAGCCTTACAGGAAGACAGGGTTTCTATGGAATTTGACCACTGATACCTATAGACCGGAATATGTAAGATATGGCAAGAACACAATGGTTCTGGCTGAACAGTTTTTTTATCAGGATAGTCTCGCCTTTTTAGGGTTTCTTGATCAGACCTCGGGAGATAAAAGGGAAACTCTGCGCTGGCAATATGCAATCCTATCTATTGATACGCTACTTGAAGCTTTTGAATTTAAACTTGAGGATAAATTTGAGTTCATGAAAAATCTAAAAGATGCTTTTGCAATTGAATTTAAGTTTGGGTCGGAGCAAAGGAAGCAGCTGGCTAAGTCATTCCGGATATATAAAGATGAGATTTATACTTCATTAAATGTTCAACAGCCTGGGGATAAATTTTATCAATTATATCTGATTTTAAGACGGCGAACGGAACAAATGGGGCCAATAATTCAAAAGTTTAAAAAGATGGAACATGAGGGCAAGCTAAAGGTTTCATTATTAAATTTATTAAACAGTTATGTTCACATGGCGGTCAATCGTATTATTCCTGAAATGGCACGTTTGCATGAAGCAGTGATTTATGATTTTTTATATCAGTATTATAAGAGTGTTCAGGCAAAAGTGAATAAGTTTGATGAACGGAAGAGTTTTGTTCACGGAAAAAAATAATTTTAAGAGTCAAAAATTATTTTTTTGTGTAATGGAAAAAGTAAATTATATATTTAAAAGATTAAAATCTTATGAAAATTAAAAATAAAAAAGAGACAAAAGAGAAATTGTCATTTGAAAAAACAACAATAGTAACATTAAATAAAAATGATATGGCCAGAATTAAAGGGGGAGCATTTCCTGTAGAAGATGCTATTGGATCGAATAATCCGTTATGTGGTGATAAAGAAAAAACAACTGGTTAATTTATATTACAATTATTCTAGTTACAGTATTTTATTCAAATAAAACCCAATCAAATTATTCTAAATGAAGTTATCCATTATAATCGCTTTAATACTATTACCCTTTTTTTCCGATGCTCAGAGTTGTAATTGTTCAGAAAATTTCAAATTTTTAGTGGGGAAAATAAAAAACAATTATGTAGGATACAAAGATAAAATAAAGCCGTCCAACCAGGAGCGGTTTAACGTCTTTACTGATAGTCTGCAAAAAGTTGCAGATTCATCTAATATTAATGAGTGTAAAGACGTCTATTTAAAATGGTTGTCCTTTTTTAAAGACCGGCATCTTGGAATTTCATCTTTTAAAGCGGTGAATGCATCAAATGATTATATAAGAACTTATTTTTCAAAAGGTGAAGTTGTTTCCTGGAATGAGCTTAGTTTTGATAAATATTTACAGGATAATAAAGGGAAATTAGATAAAATTGAAGGATATTGGAGTAATTTTCCTACTTATCAAATAGGAATAGTAAAAGATTCTATAAAGAATAATGAATTTGTTGGTTTCATTTTGAAGGCAGATAGTATTTATTGGATGCCAAAACAGGTGAAATTTAGAATAAAAAAAGTGAATGGTAATTATCAGGTGATTTATTATAAACCATTAGATCATTCCAAAAATAGTTCTTCGATAAGAGTAAAAGATAGCATTCTTGACTTTGATGGTTTTGGTAAATATTATAAAGGTAAAGGCTTTAAAGATAATCCTGAAGCCACTGCTGAAAATCAAGATCTATCTCCATCATTCAAAGTGCTGGACAAAGAAACCAATTTATTAGTAATACCATACGCCATCATTAAATATAAAAAATCAGTAGACAGCATATTGGTGAGTAATAAAAAATTGCTGGAAAAAACTGAACATCTTATTATTGATCTTCGAAATAATTCTGGAGGTCAGAACGGTACATTTGAAAATATTTTGCCTTATTTATATACTAATCCAATTTATACGGAAGGAGATGCCGTATTAGCTACGGCAGATAATATAAGAGATGGATATGATGTTGATATGACTGGTTACCCAGAGAAAACAAAAAAACTCATGACTGAAGAGGTTAAGAAATTTAAAGCGCATGTTGGTGAATTATACTCATATCCGGCGGATACACTTAAATTTGATCATATTCTTAAAAATCCACAACGTATTTCTATTTTAATAGATAAAAGTAGTGCAAGCGCTACTGAGATTTTCTTGTTAAAAGCAGAACAAAGTAAAAAAGTTGTTTTGTTTGGAGAAAACAGTGCGGGCGCAATTGATTACCTTGATGTAATAATTGGTAAAATGCCATGTGAGAACTATTCTGTCAGATATCCGGCTGTAAGGTCAAATAGAGTGAATACAAGGCCCCTGGATAATGTTGGGATACCACCTAATGTATTTATTCCTGATAGTGTAACAGACTGGGTTAAATTTGTTCGCAATTATAAAAGGGTTCATTGAAACATTCGATAAATTTTAAATTAGTATGCTATCATATAATATTCTGGATAATTTATGTGATTTATAATAGATTTAACTCCATTTTTAGTTTTGGTGATAATTATGGTAATATTTTGCTTGATGTTTTTATTGCACAAGGAACAAATATATCATTGGTTTATCTTATTGTCTTTTTGTGTTTGAGATATACGGTTCCAACAAGAATTTTACCATTGATTATCGGAGTTGTCGTGCTTTACTTCTACTATTATTTTATATGGTATGAGATAACATATTCGCTAAGACCATTACTTAAGACGGGGGTTGAAGAGACATTTAAATACTATCATTTAGCTGGTATTATACTTTGGGTATTTGTCAGACTTGCCTTTTTCGGTTTTGGATATGCTATTTGCATCAAAGTGATCAGACGTGAAAAGAATATCACTCAGATAGAAAAAGAAAAAATTGATACAGAATACGCTTTTCTCCGGGCCCAGATTAATCCGCATTTTTTATTTAATACATTGAGTTTGTTTTATGCTAAATCTTTGCCTTTATCGGCTGATTTATCGGATGGTATTGTTACTTTATCACATATAATGCGCTATTCTCTGGAAAAGAATGAGGATAGTAAAATGGTGCTGCTTTCTGATGAACTGGAACATGTAAACAATGTAATTAAAATCAATCAATTAAGATTTAGCAATCGTCTGCAAATTGATATTAAAATTGAAGATATTTTTCCTTCAGTACAAATTGTCCCACTGATTATCATAACTATTGTAGAAAATGTATTGAAACATGGTGACTGTACAATAGTCAAAGATCCGGCCATCATTCATTTATTTAATTCTGATGATGGTTATTTCATTCATTTATATACCTATAACAAAAGGAAAAAATCATTGACTGAAGAATCTACTGGAATAGGAATGGAAAATATTAAACACCGCCTTAATTACCATTATAAGGATAATTATGAGTTGAAAATTGATCAAAATGAAGA
The sequence above is drawn from the Pedobacter cryoconitis genome and encodes:
- a CDS encoding NIPSNAP family protein; the encoded protein is MKRRSFVKASLMTGTAAIISPVMSKAVVKDHQHESAEFYELRVYTLKDDIQQKLVEDFYSQAAIPAFNKAGVEHVGVFTELKPEGQTRLFVLIPYHSLVHFNEVIVKLEQDKVFQQKGISYLTAPATAPAYIRIESSIMKAFAHSPKLVVPPNKSRIFELRQYQSASEAAGKKKIEMFNDQGEIDIFKRLGFKPVFWGETIIGPSRPNLTYMVTFDDLDSKAAHWKSFVNDAQWKKISTVDGYSDALLVNKITSTLLLPAVYSQV
- a CDS encoding LytR/AlgR family response regulator transcription factor encodes the protein MYNCIIIEDELHTIELLKTYIDSIPNLNLVESYSNPVVALNNITTKVPIDLIIMDIEMPVISGLELSKELIGKTKKLIFITGHMQYAYEAFQVHADGFLLKPFTILKFTSLIKRLFPDEGPGNEEKSKNDHDFFFVKNKSEDLNTTKINFNEVIAIESLHNYIKIYTEKAEIVAYLKLSDMKTLLEDNNNFIQVHRSFIISMRHIKTINGPNLKMEGDLFIKIGESYGEKFISFVKNRTLTVSKKK
- a CDS encoding lantibiotic dehydratase; the encoded protein is MKIIDTHTFDQRLILRTPIYPLPSFNRSFEIETLIHDPNFLEAIYIASPSLYNACIKYRNGLILIEKEIVKFKYSLYKYYSRMHNRCTPFGLFSSCRLTNWKKGGSEVIIDHSDLNRHTRLDMHYLCALAAHLSSIPAIRNKLLYYPNSSWYRIGEEIRYVEYQYVDGKRQHQISAIKSSGYLLQVIEAAKFGLTRAGLIDVLEKAGIGNEDACRFIDNCLTSQLLIHELDPAVTGDGLLTQILRTLEKYNIKDLQINNIILKLKNICQLLNELDLHRGNEITSYQEIIDIIDTLDVRYEAGKIFQTDLTGITSPESGLSIDLQGEILTALDILYKTTSRRKINLEIFKKRFYERYGDKEMPLLEVLDTETGIGYGADNHSIPSPILEGLILSEKIDSQSITWGKWEQILHKKWLRAYKLDALQIEIFDEDFDDISSVNLPLPSSLQVMFEVISSGQICIKSAGGTSAVNMIARFAQSDPEISKLAFDLIKAEQDNKTGVILAEITHLPEGRMGNILQRPVFRDYEIPYLAKSLLPENKQVHMQDLLISYRNKKIILYSKRLNKIIIPRLSNAHNFKVGALPVYHFLCDLQDEDQISSLNFSWGSLQQQYCFLPRVIYKNIILKPASWVFTDNDIKNLLQKDILFDELLLSFRKEYNLPQKVVLADNDNELLINFDEPEKTRDVFDYTLKGRRQFIFKEYLEPVHVVSNINNEHYMHQFQAFITVKPESDMELSVLHNNLSMTEEIGMMVDDNDSEWLYYKLYCGVGNADILLSNPVNAATAHCEKKGWIQEWFFIRYTDTDFHIRLRLKLTNIKWLPYITRIFHKAFEPYRKTGFLWNLTTDTYRPEYVRYGKNTMVLAEQFFYQDSLAFLGFLDQTSGDKRETLRWQYAILSIDTLLEAFEFKLEDKFEFMKNLKDAFAIEFKFGSEQRKQLAKSFRIYKDEIYTSLNVQQPGDKFYQLYLILRRRTEQMGPIIQKFKKMEHEGKLKVSLLNLLNSYVHMAVNRIIPEMARLHEAVIYDFLYQYYKSVQAKVNKFDERKSFVHGKK
- a CDS encoding class I lanthipeptide, whose translation is MKIKNKKETKEKLSFEKTTIVTLNKNDMARIKGGAFPVEDAIGSNNPLCGDKEKTTG
- a CDS encoding S41 family peptidase, which encodes MKLSIIIALILLPFFSDAQSCNCSENFKFLVGKIKNNYVGYKDKIKPSNQERFNVFTDSLQKVADSSNINECKDVYLKWLSFFKDRHLGISSFKAVNASNDYIRTYFSKGEVVSWNELSFDKYLQDNKGKLDKIEGYWSNFPTYQIGIVKDSIKNNEFVGFILKADSIYWMPKQVKFRIKKVNGNYQVIYYKPLDHSKNSSSIRVKDSILDFDGFGKYYKGKGFKDNPEATAENQDLSPSFKVLDKETNLLVIPYAIIKYKKSVDSILVSNKKLLEKTEHLIIDLRNNSGGQNGTFENILPYLYTNPIYTEGDAVLATADNIRDGYDVDMTGYPEKTKKLMTEEVKKFKAHVGELYSYPADTLKFDHILKNPQRISILIDKSSASATEIFLLKAEQSKKVVLFGENSAGAIDYLDVIIGKMPCENYSVRYPAVRSNRVNTRPLDNVGIPPNVFIPDSVTDWVKFVRNYKRVH
- a CDS encoding sensor histidine kinase — encoded protein: MKHSINFKLVCYHIIFWIIYVIYNRFNSIFSFGDNYGNILLDVFIAQGTNISLVYLIVFLCLRYTVPTRILPLIIGVVVLYFYYYFIWYEITYSLRPLLKTGVEETFKYYHLAGIILWVFVRLAFFGFGYAICIKVIRREKNITQIEKEKIDTEYAFLRAQINPHFLFNTLSLFYAKSLPLSADLSDGIVTLSHIMRYSLEKNEDSKMVLLSDELEHVNNVIKINQLRFSNRLQIDIKIEDIFPSVQIVPLIIITIVENVLKHGDCTIVKDPAIIHLFNSDDGYFIHLYTYNKRKKSLTEESTGIGMENIKHRLNYHYKDNYELKIDQNEDFYMLKLKIPVIHQTNFYS